A portion of the Chondrinema litorale genome contains these proteins:
- a CDS encoding DoxX family protein → MIKKFLIGSVEQSSSTTNLALLILRVFTGLSMALAHGFGKLPPSAGFIEATGNIGFPLPVFFAWAAALSEFVGGILITLGLLTRPASLLMSLTMITAAFITHSADPFATKEKALLYLCISIVLLLTGSGKYGIDAAFQKNNSKPIYYS, encoded by the coding sequence ATGATTAAAAAATTTCTAATCGGTTCTGTTGAACAATCTTCATCAACTACAAATCTTGCATTACTAATACTTAGGGTATTTACAGGGCTTTCGATGGCCTTGGCTCATGGCTTTGGAAAACTTCCACCTTCAGCAGGTTTTATAGAAGCAACTGGAAACATTGGTTTTCCTTTACCAGTGTTTTTTGCTTGGGCAGCAGCTTTATCAGAATTTGTAGGAGGTATATTAATTACACTTGGTTTACTTACCAGACCAGCTTCTTTATTAATGAGCTTAACTATGATTACAGCAGCGTTTATTACACACTCTGCAGATCCATTTGCAACTAAAGAAAAAGCACTTCTTTACTTATGTATAAGTATAGTTTTACTTTTAACTGGATCTGGTAAATATGGTATTGATGCGGCTTTTCAAAAAAATAATAGCAAACCGATTTACTATAGCTAA
- a CDS encoding TIGR02757 family protein has translation MKISQIKSLLDLKYLEYNQPNFIENDPICIPHSFTKQQDIEIMGFMAAMLAWGQRITIINKCKELSTLMDNAPHDFIINHQEDDLKKLLDFKHRTFNTTDLLYFIEFFKHYYSSNESLETAFSSHLTPKDETVEKALIGFQNTFFSLPDAPQRTRKHIATPMRKSACKRLNMYLRWMVRNDNAGVDFGIWEQIKTSQLVCPLDVHVERVARKLKLLTRKQTDWQAALELNKALKKFDKNDPVKYDFALFGLGLEKF, from the coding sequence TTGAAAATTAGTCAGATTAAGTCACTTCTAGATTTAAAGTATTTAGAATACAACCAACCTAATTTTATAGAAAACGATCCTATTTGTATTCCTCATAGTTTTACCAAGCAGCAAGATATAGAAATTATGGGTTTTATGGCTGCTATGCTAGCTTGGGGGCAAAGAATTACTATTATCAACAAATGCAAAGAGTTATCAACATTGATGGATAATGCACCGCACGATTTTATTATTAATCATCAAGAGGATGACCTAAAAAAACTACTAGATTTTAAACATCGAACATTTAATACTACTGATTTACTCTATTTTATTGAGTTTTTCAAACATTATTATTCATCAAACGAATCGCTAGAAACTGCTTTTTCTTCTCACCTAACACCTAAAGATGAAACTGTAGAAAAAGCATTAATCGGTTTTCAAAATACTTTTTTTAGCTTGCCAGATGCTCCCCAACGCACCAGAAAACACATTGCCACTCCAATGAGAAAGTCTGCCTGCAAAAGATTGAATATGTACTTAAGATGGATGGTAAGAAATGATAATGCTGGTGTAGATTTCGGTATATGGGAGCAGATTAAAACCAGCCAGTTAGTTTGTCCTTTAGATGTGCATGTCGAACGTGTTGCTAGAAAACTAAAACTACTTACACGAAAACAAACAGACTGGCAAGCAGCTTTAGAGCTAAATAAAGCTTTAAAAAAGTTTGATAAAAATGACCCTGTTAAATATGATTTTGCACTATTCGGATTGGGCTTAGAAAAGTTCTAA
- the rsmI gene encoding 16S rRNA (cytidine(1402)-2'-O)-methyltransferase — translation MSSKKNPEKQESSQNDTQHSETNTLEEQDTSKQILGDTSLFVVPTPIGNMEDITYRAVKILQHVDAILAEDTRKTGILLKHLGISKPLHSHHAFNEHKTVNKVVDMLISGKVLALVSDAGTPVISDPGFLLIRACNEKNVKVECLPGPTAFVPALVNSGLPSDRFVFEGFLPHKKGRQTRILQLAEEERTIIFYESPHRLVKSLLQFAEYFGEDRNACVSRELTKIYEENITGTLKEIADYYQKEGNAKGEIVIVVEGKKPEKKKK, via the coding sequence ATGTCTTCCAAAAAGAATCCAGAGAAACAGGAAAGTTCTCAGAACGACACTCAACATTCTGAAACCAATACTCTGGAAGAACAGGATACAAGTAAGCAAATTTTAGGTGATACTTCTCTTTTTGTAGTTCCAACTCCTATTGGAAACATGGAGGATATCACTTATCGTGCTGTTAAAATTTTACAACATGTAGATGCTATTCTAGCAGAAGATACTCGAAAAACAGGAATTTTACTTAAGCATTTAGGAATCAGCAAGCCTTTACACAGCCACCATGCTTTTAATGAGCATAAAACTGTGAATAAAGTTGTTGATATGTTGATAAGTGGGAAAGTACTAGCACTTGTATCAGATGCTGGTACGCCTGTAATTTCTGACCCCGGGTTTTTACTAATAAGAGCTTGTAACGAAAAAAATGTAAAAGTAGAATGTTTACCGGGACCAACTGCTTTTGTGCCTGCGCTTGTTAACTCAGGCCTCCCTTCAGACAGGTTTGTGTTTGAAGGATTCTTGCCTCACAAAAAAGGAAGACAAACCAGAATACTACAACTTGCAGAAGAAGAAAGGACTATAATATTTTATGAGTCTCCTCACAGACTTGTAAAATCGTTGCTCCAATTTGCCGAATACTTTGGTGAAGATAGAAATGCTTGTGTGTCTAGAGAACTGACAAAAATCTACGAAGAAAATATTACCGGAACTTTAAAAGAAATAGCTGATTATTATCAAAAAGAAGGAAATGCCAAAGGCGAAATTGTAATTGTAGTAGAAGGGAAGAAGCCAGAAAAAAAGAAAAAGTAA
- a CDS encoding AAA family ATPase produces the protein MHEKIKQVITEVGKIVVGQEYMVNRLLVGLFTNGHVLLEGVPGLAKTLTVNTLSKVLQSDFQRIQFTPDLLPADLIGTMIYNQRDGQFEVKKGPIFSNLILADEINRSPAKVQAALLEAMQERQVTIGETTFKLDKPFLVLATQNPVDQEGTYPLPEAQVDRFMLKIYISYPSKEDEMEVMRRMSNISFNTQINQILTKQDIFAIRDAVNQVSISESLEKYIIELIFATRFPKDFGLNELSEYIQFGASPRASINLNRAAKAIAFLEGRNYVLPEDIKEVAYDVLNHRILLNYEAEADGISSKYIVESILKKIEINK, from the coding sequence CTGCATGAGAAAATTAAGCAGGTTATTACAGAAGTTGGAAAAATTGTAGTTGGTCAAGAATACATGGTTAACAGACTATTGGTGGGACTTTTTACAAATGGCCACGTGCTGTTAGAAGGTGTTCCTGGACTAGCAAAAACACTTACTGTAAATACACTTTCTAAAGTTTTACAATCAGACTTTCAGCGTATACAGTTTACACCAGACCTTTTACCTGCCGACCTTATCGGTACAATGATATATAACCAACGTGATGGGCAGTTTGAGGTAAAAAAAGGCCCTATTTTCTCTAACTTAATTCTTGCTGATGAGATAAACCGTTCTCCTGCAAAAGTACAAGCTGCTTTACTCGAAGCGATGCAGGAAAGACAGGTAACAATTGGTGAAACTACTTTTAAATTAGACAAGCCTTTCTTAGTACTTGCTACTCAAAACCCAGTAGATCAAGAAGGTACTTATCCATTGCCAGAAGCTCAGGTTGACCGTTTTATGCTTAAAATTTACATTTCTTATCCTTCTAAAGAAGACGAAATGGAAGTAATGCGTAGAATGTCTAATATTTCTTTTAATACTCAAATTAATCAGATACTTACTAAACAAGACATCTTTGCCATAAGAGATGCTGTAAACCAAGTGTCTATTTCTGAGAGTCTTGAGAAATATATTATTGAGTTAATTTTTGCCACTCGTTTCCCTAAAGACTTTGGTTTAAATGAGCTTTCGGAATACATTCAGTTTGGTGCATCGCCAAGGGCTTCTATTAACTTAAACAGAGCTGCAAAAGCAATTGCATTTTTAGAGGGCAGAAACTATGTACTTCCTGAAGATATTAAAGAAGTGGCTTATGATGTACTTAACCATAGAATTTTGCTGAATTATGAAGCAGAAGCTGATGGTATATCTTCAAAATATATAGTAGAATCCATTCTTAAAAAGATTGAAATAAATAAGTAA